A section of the Prevotella melaninogenica genome encodes:
- a CDS encoding TonB-dependent receptor: MRNGLLLLLILLFCCSNVQANDDTIPVQGRVLDNMTGAGVPSAKVYLMTSDSVVIDSLIAAPAEAGEYAGFYQFTNLTKVGNYIVRASAEGYEDGYMRFVLRSKREFSVFVKSIRLAKAHELAEVTVKATKVKMVFAGDTIVYNADAFNLAEGSMLDALISRLPGARLTKEGLIFVNGKYIQSLLVNGREFFSGNPKLALENLPAYTVNKIKVFNKSGAASVVAGRNMGDKSYVMDVRLKKEYAIGYMGNIEAGAGSKNRYKLRGLAVRFSDKERVGIFANNNNLNNNQRAALNGEWSPQDVGSGLQTNKSVGAQYIRFLGNDFSWFELNSLWNHTNTDNESLSSKQTFLYGGDAYQHSRYKSLGSSDSWAAGSGLYIQKDKYYTINNLSLSYAHSHDLNNSNIETSDNQSLLNRMLSANSLESKNIDFNLKNSNGISLIADMIRWDFGITYNRNTQKTFSLQDLEYLQHGQPRDYRNQYTDCLNQNLNLTAGTSYNWGFRNISLQPGYNYAYSYVKTDNPLYRLDKISGRDSSLFDKLPSSLSILSTVLDRDNSYHFTQYQNSHRFNFGYRNLRSKFLKCEVSVELPIQIAHAKLYYHRMGRHDVSRHGVFFEPTIGLRSETWEINAKMHSNFPDLTTMIDYRDDRNPMNVILGNSQLRNIHYYDIEANKTFNGKENNKLSINMGYHQTDNAVAYSLVFDKQTGVSTIQPVSVNGNRRYDLRIEYIRALDKARKLTLDNQASFKYNHSVDMAMVQGAAQSSWSIVNNWKIGNVLKLNYRPNDNYEFTFHSGGTYYLIKSKREGFSNIHAGDYDIGMNMQVTLPWKLQLTTDLTMFARRGYQLSEINTTDWIWNAQLSRSFIDKRLLVTLQGFDMLRQLSNTQYIMDAQGRTETWNNSIPRYVLLSLSWRFNVNPKKK, from the coding sequence ATGAGAAACGGACTACTTTTGTTGTTAATATTGTTATTTTGCTGCAGTAATGTACAGGCAAACGATGACACAATCCCTGTTCAAGGCCGAGTGCTTGATAACATGACGGGAGCTGGAGTGCCAAGTGCCAAGGTTTACCTGATGACCTCAGACAGTGTTGTTATAGATAGCTTGATAGCCGCACCTGCAGAGGCTGGAGAATATGCGGGCTTCTATCAGTTTACAAATTTGACGAAGGTTGGGAATTATATCGTGCGGGCAAGTGCTGAGGGTTATGAGGACGGCTATATGCGCTTTGTGTTGAGGAGTAAGCGAGAGTTTTCTGTATTTGTAAAGTCAATACGATTGGCAAAGGCGCACGAATTGGCAGAAGTGACCGTAAAGGCTACAAAGGTCAAAATGGTTTTTGCGGGCGATACGATTGTCTACAATGCCGACGCCTTTAATCTTGCAGAGGGCAGCATGCTGGACGCACTAATCAGCAGATTGCCAGGCGCACGGCTGACCAAAGAGGGGCTGATATTCGTGAATGGTAAGTATATCCAAAGTCTTTTAGTCAACGGACGGGAGTTTTTCAGCGGGAATCCTAAGTTGGCACTGGAGAATCTGCCAGCCTATACAGTCAATAAAATCAAGGTTTTCAACAAGTCGGGGGCGGCTTCGGTGGTGGCAGGACGTAATATGGGCGACAAGAGCTATGTGATGGACGTAAGGCTGAAGAAGGAGTATGCCATCGGCTATATGGGTAACATTGAGGCAGGTGCGGGCTCGAAAAACAGATACAAGCTACGTGGTTTAGCCGTAAGATTCTCCGACAAAGAACGTGTCGGGATATTTGCTAACAACAACAATCTTAACAACAACCAGCGGGCAGCACTTAATGGCGAGTGGAGCCCACAAGATGTAGGGAGTGGATTACAGACGAATAAAAGCGTCGGTGCTCAATATATACGCTTTTTAGGGAATGACTTTTCTTGGTTTGAACTAAATAGTCTGTGGAATCATACAAACACAGACAACGAGTCTCTCTCCTCTAAACAGACTTTCTTGTATGGTGGAGACGCATATCAGCATAGCAGGTACAAGTCGTTAGGAAGTTCTGACAGTTGGGCAGCGGGTAGTGGTTTATATATTCAAAAAGACAAATATTATACGATTAATAATCTTTCCCTTTCCTATGCCCATAGCCATGACCTGAACAACAGCAATATCGAGACGTCTGACAATCAATCGTTGCTTAACCGTATGTTGTCGGCAAATAGCCTTGAATCGAAGAATATAGATTTTAATTTAAAAAATAGCAATGGAATAAGCCTCATAGCTGATATGATTAGGTGGGACTTCGGAATTACATATAACCGTAATACGCAAAAAACCTTCTCCTTGCAGGATTTGGAGTATCTGCAGCATGGTCAGCCCCGTGACTATCGTAATCAATACACAGACTGCCTTAATCAGAATCTCAATCTGACAGCAGGTACCAGTTATAATTGGGGTTTCAGGAATATATCCCTGCAGCCAGGCTATAATTACGCCTATTCTTACGTCAAAACGGATAATCCGCTCTATCGTCTCGACAAAATTTCTGGACGGGACAGCAGTCTGTTCGACAAATTACCTTCTTCCCTAAGCATCTTGTCTACTGTCCTTGATAGGGACAACAGTTATCACTTTACGCAGTATCAAAACAGTCATCGCTTTAACTTCGGTTATAGAAATCTGCGTAGTAAATTCCTAAAATGTGAGGTGTCTGTTGAACTGCCTATCCAGATAGCGCATGCCAAACTTTATTATCATCGTATGGGTCGGCACGATGTGTCTCGACATGGCGTGTTCTTTGAACCTACTATAGGGCTGAGAAGTGAAACATGGGAGATAAATGCAAAGATGCATTCTAATTTTCCCGACCTAACAACGATGATTGATTATCGTGATGATAGAAATCCGATGAATGTCATATTAGGCAATTCGCAACTGCGCAATATTCATTATTATGACATAGAAGCTAACAAAACATTTAATGGAAAGGAGAATAACAAGCTAAGCATCAACATGGGTTATCATCAGACGGATAATGCCGTGGCTTATAGCCTTGTCTTTGATAAACAAACGGGTGTTTCAACCATTCAGCCCGTCAGCGTGAATGGTAACAGGCGATACGATTTAAGAATAGAATATATACGTGCGTTGGATAAAGCGCGGAAATTGACGCTTGATAATCAAGCATCCTTCAAATATAATCATAGCGTTGATATGGCGATGGTGCAAGGAGCTGCGCAAAGTTCGTGGAGCATCGTTAATAATTGGAAGATAGGTAATGTCTTGAAACTTAATTATCGTCCAAATGATAACTATGAGTTCACGTTTCATAGCGGAGGTACATACTATCTGATTAAAAGCAAACGTGAGGGATTTAGTAATATTCATGCTGGAGATTATGATATAGGTATGAATATGCAGGTAACTTTGCCATGGAAACTGCAGTTAACCACCGACCTGACCATGTTTGCTCGTCGTGGTTATCAGCTCTCAGAGATAAATACTACTGATTGGATATGGAATGCACAGCTAAGCCGCAGTTTTATTGACAAGCGACTTTTAGTAACGTTGCAAGGCTTTGATATGCTTCGCCAGCTCTCTAATACTCAATATATAATGGACGCACAGGGTAGGACGGAAACATGGAATAATAGTATTCCCCGATATGTACTGTTGTCCTTGTCATGGAGATTTAACGTAAATCCAAAAAAGAAATAA
- a CDS encoding NAD(+) synthase, translating into MKHGLIKVAAAIPAVKVADTKFNLIETEKQITVADGQGVEIIVFPELSMTGYTCQDLFQQQLLLDDTEQAVIELLEFTRQLDITVIVGAPVAVGALLLNCALVIQQGKLLGIVAKTFLPNYSEFYEKRWFASSQDLRPQHILFAGNNILVTPELQIFRTSEGATFAIEICEDVWAPTPPSNHLALAGAEIIFNLSTSDELIGKHAYLKSLLAQQSARTISGYVYSSSGFGESTQDVAFGGNALIFENGSLVKQSERFQLDPQLVISEIDIENLRGERRTNSTFVNAQRPVASGLAGITGQIGELALHVDCQPPLNPREFTLTREFDQHPFIPKSENMQDACDEIYNIQVSGLAKRLVHTDCKSAIIGISGGLDSTLALLVVVKTFDKLGLDRKGIVGVTMPGFGTSGRTYKNAMALMENLGITIREIDIKASVLQHFKDIGHDPEVHDSTYENAQARERTQILMDLSNQMNGLVIGTGDLSELALGWCTYNGDHMSMYAVNAGVPKTLTQYLVRYAADTTKDENVRQILTDIVETPISPELKPADAQGDIAQKTEDLVGPYELHDFFLYYVLRCGFRPSKIYWMAQNAFRGVYPNSVILHWMRIFFRRFFSQQFKRSCLPDGPKVGSVSLSPRGDWRMPSDAMSTNWLNELEGLS; encoded by the coding sequence ATGAAACACGGACTTATAAAGGTTGCTGCAGCCATTCCTGCAGTGAAGGTTGCAGATACAAAGTTCAACCTTATAGAAACAGAGAAGCAGATTACTGTTGCCGACGGGCAGGGCGTAGAGATTATTGTCTTCCCAGAGCTTTCGATGACGGGTTATACTTGTCAGGACCTTTTCCAGCAACAGCTTCTTCTTGATGATACTGAGCAAGCCGTCATTGAATTACTCGAATTTACTCGTCAGTTGGATATAACAGTCATTGTCGGTGCGCCAGTTGCTGTGGGTGCGCTACTTCTTAACTGTGCACTGGTTATCCAGCAAGGAAAACTCTTAGGAATTGTGGCTAAGACTTTCTTACCTAATTACAGCGAATTTTATGAGAAACGATGGTTTGCGTCTTCACAAGACCTTCGCCCGCAGCATATTCTCTTTGCTGGTAATAATATTCTCGTAACACCAGAGTTACAGATTTTCCGCACGTCAGAGGGTGCAACCTTTGCTATTGAAATCTGTGAGGATGTATGGGCTCCAACGCCTCCAAGCAATCATCTTGCCTTGGCAGGTGCTGAGATTATCTTCAATCTTTCAACGAGTGATGAACTCATCGGAAAGCACGCTTACTTAAAGTCGCTCCTTGCTCAGCAGAGTGCTCGTACCATTAGCGGATATGTTTATAGCAGTAGCGGTTTCGGTGAGAGTACGCAAGATGTTGCCTTTGGTGGCAATGCGCTGATTTTTGAGAATGGCTCACTTGTAAAGCAATCAGAGCGTTTCCAGCTTGACCCACAGTTAGTTATTTCTGAAATTGATATTGAAAATTTACGTGGCGAACGCCGTACCAATAGCACCTTTGTCAACGCACAACGTCCTGTTGCTTCAGGATTAGCGGGTATCACTGGGCAGATTGGCGAACTCGCCTTACATGTTGATTGTCAGCCTCCACTCAATCCTCGTGAGTTTACACTGACACGAGAGTTCGACCAGCATCCTTTCATTCCTAAGTCAGAGAATATGCAGGATGCCTGCGATGAAATTTATAACATTCAGGTCAGCGGATTGGCAAAGAGATTAGTACATACTGATTGTAAATCAGCCATTATCGGCATCAGTGGTGGACTTGATTCCACGCTTGCCCTCCTTGTTGTTGTCAAAACCTTTGACAAACTTGGGCTTGACCGTAAAGGCATCGTCGGTGTTACTATGCCGGGATTCGGAACATCGGGCCGAACCTATAAGAATGCTATGGCACTGATGGAGAATCTCGGTATAACTATTCGCGAGATTGATATTAAAGCCTCAGTTCTACAGCATTTTAAGGATATTGGTCATGACCCAGAGGTACATGATTCTACTTATGAGAATGCACAAGCACGTGAACGTACGCAGATTTTGATGGACCTCAGCAATCAGATGAACGGACTTGTCATCGGTACTGGTGACCTCAGCGAACTTGCCTTGGGATGGTGTACCTATAATGGCGACCACATGAGCATGTACGCCGTGAATGCGGGTGTTCCAAAGACGCTGACACAATATCTTGTGCGCTATGCTGCCGATACGACTAAGGATGAGAACGTACGTCAGATATTGACCGACATCGTGGAAACACCTATCTCACCAGAGTTGAAGCCTGCTGATGCACAGGGAGATATTGCTCAGAAGACAGAAGACCTCGTTGGCCCTTACGAGCTTCACGACTTCTTCCTTTATTACGTTCTTCGTTGTGGTTTCCGCCCTTCAAAAATCTATTGGATGGCGCAGAATGCCTTCCGTGGAGTTTATCCAAATAGCGTCATTCTTCATTGGATGCGCATTTTCTTCCGTAGATTCTTCTCACAGCAATTCAAGCGTTCATGCTTGCCAGACGGACCAAAGGTGGGCAGTGTGAGCCTTTCACCACGTGGCGACTGGCGAATGCCATCAGATGCGATGTCAACCAACTGGCTCAATGAGTTGGAAGGACTGTCATGA
- a CDS encoding DUF2027 domain-containing protein: MKIGDKVRFLSSTGGGVIAGFKGKIVLVEDEDGFQIPTVASEVVVVEDAATDRAKLRIDQQQRKMEKGEDNRSIKQRLTASGVEEEEIGGNWRDVSVDVEPNDDPSVNFEAPVRERVGGDELSVYLAFTPTDIKNLTTTHFKSYLVNDSNYYIHFSYALKQEDKWMLKAVGELEPNMKLLIEDFTLADLNDMLQGCVQLHSYKKDKPFALKPTCDIQVKIDAVKFYKLNTFHESDFFEQLALIYTLIEKDKMVQHPMFEPLTRKGEDEATEKLKVGYSSPSRLSEEEIDKKTDELAKRYKFERKKPAKQILSDDKIIIDLHADELLETTVGMNAADILEYQLDTFRRTLEQYKAHHGKKLIFIHGKGEGVLRHAIIHELNYKYKHYSYQDASFREYGYGATQVTIK; this comes from the coding sequence ATGAAAATAGGAGATAAAGTTAGATTTTTGAGTTCTACAGGCGGTGGTGTCATCGCTGGATTCAAAGGTAAAATCGTTTTGGTCGAAGATGAAGATGGTTTTCAGATTCCAACAGTAGCCAGCGAGGTTGTTGTTGTAGAGGATGCCGCTACCGACCGTGCGAAGCTGCGTATTGATCAGCAGCAACGCAAAATGGAGAAAGGCGAGGACAATCGTAGTATTAAGCAACGATTGACAGCTTCAGGGGTAGAAGAAGAGGAAATAGGGGGAAATTGGCGTGATGTTAGCGTAGATGTTGAACCCAATGATGACCCTTCCGTTAACTTTGAAGCTCCAGTAAGAGAACGTGTGGGTGGTGATGAATTGTCTGTCTATTTGGCTTTTACACCAACAGATATAAAGAATCTGACGACGACACACTTTAAGTCTTATCTTGTTAATGACTCTAATTATTACATTCACTTCTCCTACGCCTTAAAGCAGGAGGATAAGTGGATGCTGAAGGCTGTTGGAGAATTAGAGCCAAATATGAAGTTGTTGATAGAGGATTTTACGCTTGCCGACCTCAACGATATGTTGCAGGGATGTGTTCAACTTCACAGCTATAAGAAGGATAAGCCCTTTGCGCTCAAGCCAACTTGTGACATTCAGGTGAAGATTGATGCCGTAAAATTCTATAAGCTCAATACTTTTCACGAAAGCGACTTCTTCGAGCAGTTAGCGTTGATATATACGTTGATAGAGAAGGATAAAATGGTTCAACATCCGATGTTTGAACCTTTAACAAGGAAAGGTGAGGACGAAGCCACAGAGAAGTTGAAGGTGGGCTATTCCTCTCCAAGCCGTCTGTCAGAAGAAGAGATTGACAAGAAGACGGACGAACTTGCCAAGCGTTATAAATTTGAGCGTAAGAAGCCAGCAAAGCAGATTCTCAGCGATGATAAAATTATTATAGACCTTCATGCTGATGAACTTCTTGAGACAACAGTAGGTATGAATGCAGCCGATATCCTTGAATATCAGTTAGATACCTTCCGTCGTACACTTGAGCAATATAAGGCTCATCATGGTAAGAAACTCATCTTTATTCATGGAAAGGGCGAAGGCGTATTGCGCCATGCTATCATCCACGAACTTAATTATAAATACAAGCATTATTCTTATCAAGATGCTTCTTTCCGTGAATACGGCTATGGAGCTACTCAGGTAACAATTAAATAA
- a CDS encoding S-adenosylmethionine:tRNA ribosyltransferase-isomerase, whose translation MSEDTKHISISDYNYPLPDECIAKFPLTERDHSKLLLYKHGEVSEDIFYNLPEYLPKGALMVFNNTKVIQARMHFRKETGALIEVFLMEPAQPTDYELMFQTNHECAWLCMVGNLKKWKEGALKRAFEIKGQKLTLTVTMDRSKVQEQAGGTNHWIQFEWDNSNISFAEILEVVGELPIPPYLNRATEESDKETYQTVYSKIKGSVAAPTAGLHFTDKVLKALDEHGVDREELTLHVGAGTFKPVKSQEIEGHSMHTEFVVVRRQTLEKLLKHGCQAVAVGTTSVRTLESLYYMGVKLVLSPDTIEKDLHVNQWEPYDLPHNAEGLVEVDGKVITAEDSIRHLLAYLDKDGLNVLHSSTQIIIAPGYTYKIVKALVTNFHQPQSTLLLLVSAFLKGDWRKVYDYALSHDFRFLSYGDSSLLIP comes from the coding sequence ATGTCTGAAGATACAAAACATATTAGCATTTCTGATTACAACTATCCACTCCCTGATGAGTGCATCGCCAAGTTTCCGTTGACAGAGCGCGACCATAGCAAGCTTTTGCTTTATAAGCATGGTGAGGTATCGGAGGACATTTTTTATAATCTTCCTGAATATTTGCCTAAGGGAGCGTTGATGGTTTTCAATAACACGAAAGTTATTCAAGCACGTATGCACTTCCGTAAGGAAACTGGAGCACTTATTGAAGTCTTCCTCATGGAACCAGCACAACCAACAGATTATGAGTTGATGTTTCAAACAAATCATGAGTGTGCGTGGCTTTGTATGGTTGGCAATCTTAAGAAGTGGAAGGAAGGTGCATTAAAACGTGCATTTGAAATCAAAGGTCAGAAACTGACGCTCACAGTGACAATGGACCGCAGCAAGGTGCAGGAGCAAGCTGGTGGAACGAATCATTGGATTCAATTTGAGTGGGATAATTCAAACATTTCATTTGCTGAAATTCTTGAAGTCGTAGGTGAATTGCCAATTCCTCCGTATCTTAACCGTGCGACAGAGGAAAGTGATAAGGAAACTTATCAAACAGTATATTCAAAGATTAAGGGCTCAGTGGCAGCACCTACAGCTGGGCTTCACTTTACCGATAAAGTACTGAAAGCTTTGGATGAGCATGGTGTTGATCGTGAGGAACTTACGCTTCATGTAGGTGCAGGAACCTTCAAGCCTGTGAAGAGTCAGGAGATTGAGGGGCATAGCATGCACACAGAGTTTGTTGTTGTTCGTCGTCAGACCTTGGAGAAACTACTAAAGCATGGCTGTCAAGCAGTTGCTGTAGGAACGACAAGTGTGAGAACATTAGAGAGCCTTTATTATATGGGGGTAAAGTTAGTGTTATCTCCAGACACAATAGAGAAGGACCTTCATGTCAATCAATGGGAGCCATACGACTTGCCACATAATGCAGAAGGACTGGTAGAAGTTGATGGTAAGGTAATAACAGCAGAGGATTCTATTCGTCATTTACTTGCTTATTTGGATAAAGACGGATTAAATGTGTTACATTCAAGTACACAGATTATTATTGCTCCAGGTTATACTTACAAGATAGTCAAGGCACTCGTAACCAATTTCCATCAGCCTCAATCAACGCTCTTGCTTTTGGTGAGTGCTTTCTTAAAGGGCGATTGGCGTAAGGTTTATGATTATGCCCTCAGTCATGATTTCCGCTTCCTAAGCTATGGAGACTCTTCATTATTGATACCATAG
- a CDS encoding phosphatase PAP2 family protein yields the protein MNLDVLRELDKSILLAFNGGDNLFIDYFVLTVTNALTWIPLYASLLYLVIKNNENWQKIMLVIGTVALGLLIVNGLNLGVVKPFVARPRPLNNSDLQGIVMAVNHYTASGYSFFSSHTANAFVVAVFFCLLVRDRIFSILMITWSIIVSLTRPYLGVHYPSDVLVGMIFGSSVAVFIYFLYLRIYIRFSDKLHYISTKYTRTGYSFADIDVVICVLILSFIYAAFRAVLSI from the coding sequence ATGAATTTAGATGTATTAAGAGAACTTGATAAATCAATTTTACTCGCTTTCAATGGAGGCGATAACCTTTTTATTGATTATTTTGTTCTTACGGTGACCAATGCTCTTACATGGATTCCTCTTTATGCGTCTTTGCTTTATCTGGTTATAAAGAATAATGAGAATTGGCAAAAGATAATGCTTGTTATTGGAACGGTGGCGTTGGGGCTTCTTATCGTTAATGGTTTAAATCTTGGTGTTGTCAAGCCATTTGTAGCCCGACCACGTCCTCTTAACAATTCTGATTTACAAGGGATAGTTATGGCAGTAAATCACTATACTGCCAGCGGTTATAGTTTCTTCTCTTCTCATACTGCCAATGCCTTTGTGGTTGCTGTATTCTTCTGTTTATTGGTACGTGACCGCATCTTTTCTATCTTGATGATAACGTGGAGCATTATAGTATCACTAACACGTCCTTATCTTGGCGTTCATTATCCTTCTGATGTACTTGTAGGAATGATATTTGGCTCAAGTGTCGCTGTTTTCATTTATTTTTTATACCTTCGCATTTATATTCGGTTTAGCGACAAATTACATTATATTTCAACAAAATATACGCGAACAGGCTATAGTTTCGCAGATATAGACGTTGTTATTTGTGTACTTATCTTGTCATTTATTTATGCGGCTTTTCGGGCCGTTTTATCCATATAA